The following are encoded in a window of Haliotis asinina isolate JCU_RB_2024 chromosome 14, JCU_Hal_asi_v2, whole genome shotgun sequence genomic DNA:
- the LOC137260859 gene encoding microtubule-associated protein 6-like — MSFKLLRLLPKDASPIIEILLGDTSAIIEILPNDASPIIDTLLKDASPIIDTVLKDASPIIDTLPKDASPIIDTLPKDASPIIDTLPKDASPIIDTLPKDVSPIIDTLLKDASPIIDTLPKDASPIIDTVLKDASPIIDTLLKDASPIIDTVLKDASPIIDTLPKDASPIIDTLPKDASPIIDTLPKDASPIIDTLPKDASPIIDTLPKDASPIIDTLPKDASPIIDTLPKDASPIIDTLPKDASPIIDTLPKDASPIIDTLPKDASPIIDTLPKDASPIIDTLPKDASPIIDTLPKDASPIIDTLPKDVSPIIDTLPKDASPIIDTLPKDASPIIDTLPKDASPIIDTLPKDVSPIIDTLLKDASPIIDTLPKDASPIIDTLPKDASPIIDTLPKDTSPIKDTCLTNY, encoded by the coding sequence ATGTCGTTCAAATTATTGAGACTTTTACCAAAGGATGCCTCACCAATCATTGAGATCTTACTGGGGGATACCTCAGCAATTATTGAGATCTTACCAAATGATGCCTCACCAATTATTGATACTTTGCTAAAGGATGCCTCACCAATTATTGATACTGTACTAAAGGATGCCTCACCAATTATTGATACTTTGCCAAAGGATGCCTCACCAATTATTGATACTCTACCAAAGGATGCCTCACCAATTATTGATACCTTACCAAAGGATGCCTCACCAATTATTGATACTTTACCAAAGGATGTCTCACCAATTATTGATACTTTACTAAAGGATGCCTCACCAATTATTGATACTTTACCAAAGGATGCCTCACCAATTATTGATACTGTACTAAAGGATGCCTCACCAATTATTGATACTTTGCTAAAGGATGCCTCACCAATTATTGACACTGTACTAAAGGATGCCTCACCAATTATTGATACTTTACCAAAGGATGCCTCACCAATTATTGATACTCTACCAAAGGATGCCTCACCAATTATTGATACTTTACCAAAGGATGCCTCACCAATTATTGATACTCTACCAAAGGATGCCTCACCAATTATTGATACCTTACCAAAGGATGCCTCACCAATTATTGATACTCTACCAAAGGATGCCTCACCAATTATTGATACCTTACCAAAGGATGCCTCACCAATTATTGATACTCTACCAAAGGATGCCTCACCAATTATTGATACTCTACCAAAGGATGCCTCACCAATTATTGATACTCTACCAAAGGATGCCTCACCAATTATTGATACTTTACCAAAGGATGCCTCACCAATTATTGATACTCTACCAAAGGATGCCTCACCAATTATTGATACTTTACCAAAGGATGCCTCACCAATTATTGATACTCTACCAAAGGATGTCTCACCAATTATTGATACTTTACCAAAGGATGCCTCACCAATTATTGATACTCTACCAAAGGATGCCTCACCAATTATTGATACCTTACCAAAGGATGCCTCACCAATTATTGATACTTTACCAAAGGATGTCTCACCAATTATTGATACTTTACTAAAGGATGCCTCACCAATTATTGATACTTTACCAAAGGATGCCTCACCAATTATTGATACTTTACCAAAGGATGCCTCACCAATTATTGATACTTTACCAAAGGATACCTCACCAATTAAGGATACTTGCCTCACCAATTATTGA
- the LOC137260861 gene encoding microtubule-associated protein 6-like produces the protein MPHQLLRLLTKDASPIIDTLPKDASPIIDTLPKDASPIIDTLLKDASPIIDTLPKDASPIIDTLPKDASPILDTLPKDASPIIDNLPKDASPIIDTLLKDASPILDTLPKDASPIIDTLLKDASPIIDTLPKDASPILDTLPKAASPIIDTLPKDASPIIDTLPKDASPIIDTLLKDASPIIDTLPKDASPIIDTLPKDASPILDTLPKDASPIIDNLPKDASPIIDTLLKDASPILDTLPKDASPIIDTLLKDASPIIDTLPKDASPILDTLPKAASPIIDTLPKDASPIIDTLPKDASAILDTLPKDASPIIDNLPKDASPIIDTLPKDASAILYTLPKDASPIIDTLLKDASPIIDTLLKDASPIIDTLPKDASPILDTLPKDASPIIDNLPKDASPIIDTLLKDASPIIDTLLKDASPIIDTLPKDASPIIETLAKRASPIIKMTEKM, from the coding sequence ATGCCTCACCAATTATTGAGACTTTTAACAAAGGATGCCTCACCAATTATTGATACTTTGCCAAAGGATGCCTCACCAATTATTGATACCTTACCAAAGGATGCCTCACCAATTATTGATACTTTATTAAAGGATGCCTCACCTATTATTGATACTTTACCAAAGGATGCCTCACCAATTATTGATACTTTGCCAAAGGATGCCTCACCAATTCTTGATACCTTACCAAAGGATGCCTCACCAATTATTGACAACTTACCAAAGGATGCCTCACCAATTATTGATACTTTACTAAAGGATGCCTCACCAATTCTTGATACCTTACCAAAGGATGCCTCACCAATTATTGATACTTTACTAAAGGATGCCTCACCAATTATTGATACTTTGCCAAAGGATGCCTCACCAATTCTTGATACCTTACCAAAGGCTGCCTCACCAATTATTGATACTTTACCAAAGGATGCCTCACCAATTATTGATACTTTGCCAAAGGATGCCTCACCAATTATTGATACTTTATTAAAGGATGCCTCACCTATTATTGATACTTTACCAAAGGATGCCTCACCAATTATTGATACTTTGCCAAAGGATGCCTCACCAATTCTTGATACCTTACCAAAGGATGCCTCACCAATTATTGACAACTTACCAAAGGATGCCTCACCAATTATTGATACTTTACTAAAGGATGCCTCACCAATTCTTGATACCTTACCAAAGGATGCCTCACCAATTATTGATACTTTACTAAAGGATGCCTCACCAATTATTGATACTTTGCCAAAGGATGCCTCACCAATTCTTGATACCTTACCAAAGGCTGCCTCACCAATTATTGATACTTTACCAAAGGATGCCTCACCAATTATTGATACTTTGCCAAAGGATGCCTCAGCAATTCTTGATACCTTACCAAAGGATGCCTCACCAATTATTGACAACTTACCAAAGGATGCCTCACCAATTATTGATACTTTGCCAAAGGATGCCTCAGCAATTCTTTATACCTTACCAAAGGATGCCTCACCAATTATTGATACTTTGCTAAAGGATGCCTCACCTATTATTGATACTTTACTAAAGGATGCCTCACCAATTATTGATACTTTGCCAAAGGATGCCTCACCAATTCTTGATACCTTACCAAAGGATGCCTCACCAATTATTGACAACTTACCAAAGGATGCCTCACCAATTATTGATACTTTACTAAAGGATGCCTCACCAATTATTGATACTTTACTAAAGGATGCCTCACCAATTATTGATACTTTACCAAAGGATGCCTCACCAATTATTGAGACTTTAGCAAAGCGTGCCTCACCAATTATTAAGATGACAGAAAAGATGTAG